Proteins encoded by one window of Synechococcus sp. MVIR-18-1:
- a CDS encoding VOC family protein: MPAVQRLGHVAIRVQDLSRAIAFYCDLGMRLVWKADDWCYLEAGESRDGLALLGPTYKAAGPHFAFHFRDRAEVDVVHDHLKASGASVGAVHDHRDGTASFYLRDPDGNWLEMLYEPPGGIPSNQMEASAGLS, from the coding sequence ATGCCAGCAGTACAGCGCCTTGGCCACGTCGCCATCCGTGTGCAGGATCTGTCACGTGCGATCGCTTTTTACTGTGATCTCGGCATGCGCTTGGTATGGAAGGCGGACGACTGGTGTTACCTCGAGGCGGGAGAGAGTCGAGATGGATTAGCACTCCTGGGCCCCACCTACAAAGCTGCAGGGCCGCATTTTGCCTTTCACTTTCGCGATCGCGCTGAGGTTGATGTGGTCCATGATCACTTGAAAGCGTCTGGGGCCAGCGTTGGGGCGGTGCATGACCACAGAGATGGCACAGCCTCCTTTTACTTACGGGATCCAGACGGGAACTGGCTTGAGATGTTGTATGAACCTCCCGGTGGAATCCCTTCCAACC